From Vagococcus jeotgali, one genomic window encodes:
- a CDS encoding PBP1A family penicillin-binding protein, which translates to MEYVKKFFAMIKSWLQRFWVWFKPHWQTFRKHQKHIWKKYHVTKILVLAVLTLVLVMSMYLFYLAKSTNVSGLKVGLEQSTTIYDKDGDEAGQLNKNGGGTFVSLENISPAVVDALVSTEDRRFYEHRGYDVKGIMRAAVRKVVRRNNSGGGGSTITQQLAKNAFLTQDQTLTRKARELFLAIEIEKEYSKDEIIEMYLNKSYYGSGVWGIQDASKKYFGKNASELTTDEAAVLVGALKGPSIYNPIDYMDNAVNRRNTVLSVMVDNNKLDNDTAQNLMSGPIELYDAYTPDEDTYRYPYYFDAVIAEAVKKTGYTDADISNGGYKIYTSLDQLYQQGMDHAFSDSSLFPPDASDGEIVEGASVAVNPKTGGVMGIVGGRGEYTYRGWNRATDSYLSPGSTMKPLAVYTPALEAGYKPDDMLKDEKLDYYDVQNYSRTFSGESSMTDSLIYSLNAPAVWLLNEIGIDRGFKKVEQFGVKLDEKDRYHGLALGGLTKGARPIDMASAYTVFANEGVRQDTHFITKIEDPNGVIIYENQKPKGKRVTTPEVAEEMTSMLQGVYSSGTGANAQPYGYQIAGKTGTTENINTDGMSKDQWMIGYTPDVVVSTWIGFDKSGPDHFLPGNDSSYISNVFREEMQSILAASPNTPFSVNDVTQTGEYEEEEETPSQNWKNPLSDVGDKASDVGDKIKDGASTVGDGIKKGADKTMDAMKGFWHKVTR; encoded by the coding sequence ATGGAGTATGTTAAAAAATTCTTTGCAATGATAAAATCCTGGTTACAGCGTTTTTGGGTGTGGTTTAAACCACACTGGCAAACTTTTAGAAAACATCAAAAGCATATATGGAAAAAATATCATGTAACAAAAATTTTGGTGTTAGCAGTATTAACACTTGTTTTAGTCATGAGCATGTATTTATTTTATTTAGCTAAAAGTACTAATGTATCAGGATTAAAGGTAGGGCTTGAGCAATCGACGACTATTTATGATAAAGACGGAGATGAGGCAGGGCAATTAAATAAAAATGGTGGTGGGACTTTTGTATCACTAGAAAATATTTCTCCAGCAGTTGTTGATGCTCTAGTATCCACTGAAGATAGGCGTTTTTATGAGCATAGAGGTTATGATGTTAAAGGAATCATGAGGGCAGCTGTCAGAAAAGTTGTGAGGCGTAATAACAGTGGTGGTGGTGGTAGTACTATAACCCAACAGTTAGCGAAAAATGCTTTTTTAACTCAAGATCAAACTTTGACTAGAAAAGCTAGAGAATTATTTTTAGCAATTGAGATTGAAAAAGAGTATTCAAAAGATGAAATCATCGAAATGTATTTGAATAAATCTTACTACGGTAGTGGGGTTTGGGGTATACAAGATGCGTCTAAAAAATATTTTGGAAAAAATGCCAGTGAGTTAACTACAGATGAGGCTGCTGTGTTAGTCGGGGCACTAAAGGGTCCTAGTATTTATAATCCGATAGATTATATGGACAATGCTGTTAATAGAAGGAATACTGTGTTATCAGTAATGGTTGATAATAATAAATTAGATAATGACACAGCTCAAAATCTAATGAGTGGTCCTATTGAACTTTATGATGCCTATACGCCTGATGAGGATACGTATCGTTATCCGTATTATTTTGATGCAGTGATTGCTGAGGCTGTGAAAAAAACAGGGTATACAGATGCAGATATTTCTAATGGTGGATACAAGATTTATACGTCACTTGATCAGTTATACCAACAAGGCATGGATCACGCTTTTTCTGATTCTAGTTTGTTCCCACCTGATGCGTCTGATGGTGAAATTGTTGAGGGGGCTTCTGTTGCAGTTAACCCTAAAACAGGTGGTGTGATGGGGATTGTCGGAGGGCGTGGAGAATATACTTACCGTGGGTGGAATAGAGCGACTGATTCATATCTATCACCAGGTTCTACGATGAAACCACTAGCTGTTTATACACCAGCTCTTGAAGCAGGCTACAAACCAGATGACATGTTAAAAGATGAAAAATTAGATTATTATGATGTTCAAAACTATTCTAGAACCTTTAGTGGGGAATCTAGTATGACAGACTCATTAATCTATAGTTTAAATGCACCAGCAGTTTGGCTTTTAAATGAAATTGGAATTGATAGAGGGTTTAAAAAAGTAGAGCAATTTGGTGTGAAACTTGATGAAAAAGATCGTTACCACGGTCTGGCTTTAGGTGGTTTGACTAAAGGAGCTAGACCAATTGATATGGCTAGTGCCTATACAGTGTTTGCTAATGAAGGTGTTAGACAGGATACGCATTTTATTACAAAAATAGAGGACCCTAATGGTGTAATTATCTATGAAAATCAAAAACCAAAAGGTAAGCGTGTGACTACTCCTGAAGTAGCAGAAGAGATGACTAGCATGCTACAAGGTGTCTATAGTTCAGGTACTGGAGCAAATGCACAACCTTACGGGTATCAAATTGCAGGTAAAACTGGGACAACAGAAAATATCAATACAGATGGGATGTCAAAAGATCAGTGGATGATTGGTTATACGCCTGATGTAGTCGTTTCGACTTGGATTGGTTTTGATAAAAGTGGTCCTGATCATTTCTTGCCTGGCAATGATAGTAGCTATATTTCTAATGTGTTTAGAGAAGAGATGCAAAGTATACTAGCAGCTTCCCCTAATACACCTTTTTCTGTCAATGACGTGACACAAACTGGTGAATATGAGGAAGAAGAGGAAACACCTTCTCAAAACTGGAAAAACCCCTTAAGTGATGTGGGAGATAAAGCTAGTGATGTGGGAGATAAAATTAAAGATGGTGCTAGTACTGTAGGAGATGGGATTAAAAAAGGTGCCGATAAAACGATGGATGCTATGAAAGGTTTTTGGCATAAAGTCACAAGGTAA